Proteins found in one Allorhizobium pseudoryzae genomic segment:
- a CDS encoding response regulator: MTKQERRADRILIVDDDPRIRQMVTRYFEDEGFIVHGASDGQGMRKALSDNVIDLILLDLVLPNSEDGLALAREVRAGSDVPIVMLTGRDDVLDRIIGLEVGADDYIPKPFHLREVLARVRSILRRRRPVETAPQEVGQVLEFDGWKLEISRRRLLNPQDEEIELTTGEFDMLAVMVRNAGRVLTREMLMDQTRGRQLEAFDRAIDAQIARLRKKIEPNPAHPTFIRSVRGVGYIFTGGSQKTEARNA; encoded by the coding sequence ATGACGAAACAGGAACGGCGGGCGGATCGTATTCTTATCGTCGATGATGATCCGCGTATCCGCCAGATGGTGACCCGTTATTTTGAGGACGAGGGTTTTATCGTCCACGGCGCATCGGATGGCCAGGGCATGCGCAAGGCGCTGTCCGACAACGTCATCGATCTCATTCTTCTCGATCTCGTGCTGCCGAACAGCGAGGACGGGTTGGCGCTGGCCCGTGAGGTCCGCGCCGGCTCCGACGTGCCGATCGTCATGCTGACCGGTCGCGACGATGTGCTGGACCGCATCATCGGCCTTGAAGTGGGGGCCGACGATTACATCCCGAAGCCCTTTCACCTGCGCGAGGTGCTGGCGCGTGTGCGCAGCATTCTGCGCCGGAGGCGGCCGGTCGAGACGGCACCGCAGGAGGTTGGCCAGGTTCTGGAATTCGACGGCTGGAAGCTTGAGATCAGCCGGCGGCGCCTCCTCAATCCGCAGGACGAGGAAATCGAACTGACAACCGGCGAATTCGACATGCTGGCCGTCATGGTCCGCAATGCCGGCCGCGTCCTCACCCGCGAAATGCTGATGGACCAGACGCGCGGACGCCAGCTGGAAGCCTTCGATCGCGCCATCGACGCGCAGATTGCCAGGTTGCGCAAGAAGATCGAGCCGAACCCGGCGCACCCCACCTTCATCCGCTCCGTCCGTGGCGTCGGTTACATCTTCACCGGCGGGTCGCAGAAGACGGAAGCCCGCAACGCCTGA
- a CDS encoding helix-turn-helix domain-containing protein, translating into MLSTGSNAHSAFAAMATMKPPLATLDELFASVPRESLDVGEGLFWQGDKAQYIFEVTEGVLRIFKIIADGRRVITGFLYAGDMVGVSLKDVYLYSAEAVTPVKVRRVTKRAFQEAIEHSPELRPQLFSLICDEMAAAQDQMVLLSRKSAEERVASFLMLIARRMYGERQMGRKVDLPMSRQDMADYLGLTIETVSRTITKLVSRGVITPNGRHAFDIAKPGKLLALCGDGDSYDDMGNGAPKTRQAVWPH; encoded by the coding sequence ATGCTTTCGACAGGTTCAAACGCACATTCCGCTTTCGCCGCCATGGCGACGATGAAGCCGCCGTTGGCGACACTGGACGAACTCTTTGCGAGCGTCCCGCGGGAGAGCCTTGATGTCGGCGAAGGCCTGTTCTGGCAGGGCGACAAGGCCCAGTACATCTTCGAAGTCACCGAGGGCGTCCTGAGGATTTTCAAGATCATAGCCGATGGGCGCCGGGTCATCACCGGTTTCCTCTATGCCGGCGACATGGTGGGCGTTTCGCTGAAGGACGTCTATCTCTACAGCGCCGAAGCCGTCACGCCGGTCAAGGTTCGCCGGGTGACGAAGCGGGCTTTCCAGGAGGCGATCGAGCATTCGCCGGAGCTTCGCCCGCAGCTTTTCTCGCTCATCTGCGACGAAATGGCCGCCGCGCAGGACCAGATGGTGCTTCTGTCACGCAAGAGCGCCGAGGAGCGCGTTGCAAGCTTCCTGATGCTGATTGCACGGCGCATGTATGGCGAGCGCCAGATGGGCCGCAAGGTCGATCTGCCGATGAGCCGCCAGGACATGGCCGATTATCTCGGCCTCACGATCGAAACTGTGTCGCGCACCATCACCAAGCTCGTTTCGCGCGGCGTCATCACCCCGAACGGCCGTCACGCCTTCGACATTGCCAAGCCCGGAAAACTGCTTGCGCTGTGCGGCGATGGCGATAGTTATGACGACATGGGCAATGGTGCCCCGAAGACCAGGCAGGCTGTCTGGCCGCACTGA
- a CDS encoding hybrid sensor histidine kinase/response regulator — protein sequence MNETAKVGLRGHDIAQLVAVLNPINVVVHGVDGVISHWSAGSADLFGWTADEVAGLHVIELLQPDSSLDIGVIIDEIRRDGAWKSNLEYRHKDGHTISVLSRWVLSEADGEPVVIQLNEDFRSAASVQESLAAREAHFRSILQTVPEAMVVIDEVGTITSFSSTAEELFGYESEEVEGRNVAILMPSPDRENHDRYIVNYLTSGQRRIIGLGRVVKGLRKDGSTFPMELAVGEAISNGKRIFTGFIRDLTSRHKIEEELRQAQKMEAIGQLTGGLAHDFNNLLTVISGNLEMLEMRVTEPKALTLLQEAQGATDDGAKLTGQLLAFGRRQPLNPRLTDLGQLVSSFSELIRRTIGDRVELRTTIRGGGNEGLVDGPQLQNALLNLALNARDAMPSGGLLTIEVNRVHLDFDYAQMYPQLRAGDYVLVAVTDTGTGMTEEVKQRAFEPFFTTKTTGAGTGLGLSMVYGFVRQSGGHIQIYSEAGQGTSVRLFLPAAAGAAGVAAAAEAARSQPAVPGGSETILVVEDDPRVRRVAVARLESFGYTVHEAGNGNEALVVLEKHPEVALVFTDIAMPGMSGDQLAKIVREQRPDIKILFTSGYAEPDVAGRQLAADGSWLKKPYTARELAVELRALLD from the coding sequence ATGAACGAGACGGCAAAGGTTGGTCTGCGCGGACATGATATTGCGCAGCTTGTTGCTGTTCTCAATCCGATCAATGTGGTCGTGCATGGCGTCGATGGCGTGATCAGCCATTGGAGTGCCGGCAGTGCCGATCTGTTCGGCTGGACGGCGGACGAGGTTGCCGGCCTGCATGTGATCGAACTGCTGCAGCCGGACTCCTCGCTCGATATCGGCGTGATCATCGACGAGATCCGCCGCGACGGCGCCTGGAAAAGCAATCTGGAATACCGTCACAAGGACGGCCACACCATCTCTGTCCTCAGCCGCTGGGTTTTGTCCGAGGCGGACGGGGAGCCGGTGGTGATCCAGCTGAACGAAGATTTCCGCTCTGCGGCTTCGGTGCAGGAAAGTCTTGCCGCGCGCGAGGCGCATTTCCGCTCAATCCTGCAGACCGTGCCCGAAGCGATGGTCGTCATCGACGAGGTGGGAACCATCACCTCCTTTTCCTCCACGGCAGAGGAGTTGTTCGGCTATGAGTCCGAAGAGGTGGAAGGCCGCAATGTCGCGATCCTGATGCCGTCTCCGGATCGCGAGAACCACGATCGTTACATCGTCAATTACCTGACCAGCGGCCAGCGGCGCATCATCGGGCTCGGCCGTGTCGTCAAGGGTTTGCGCAAGGATGGGTCCACCTTCCCGATGGAGCTTGCCGTCGGCGAGGCGATCTCGAACGGCAAGCGCATATTCACGGGCTTCATCCGCGATCTCACCAGCCGGCACAAGATCGAGGAAGAACTGCGCCAGGCACAGAAGATGGAGGCGATCGGCCAGCTGACCGGTGGCCTTGCGCATGATTTCAACAACCTGCTCACCGTCATCAGCGGCAATCTCGAAATGCTGGAGATGCGGGTGACCGAGCCGAAGGCGCTGACGCTTCTGCAGGAGGCGCAGGGTGCGACCGATGACGGTGCCAAGCTGACCGGCCAGTTGCTGGCCTTTGGTCGCCGCCAGCCGCTCAATCCGCGCCTCACCGATCTTGGCCAACTGGTTTCGAGCTTTTCCGAACTGATCCGCCGCACCATCGGCGATCGTGTCGAACTGCGCACCACCATTCGCGGCGGCGGCAATGAAGGTCTGGTCGATGGACCGCAACTGCAGAACGCTCTTCTGAACCTTGCGCTCAATGCGCGCGATGCGATGCCCTCCGGGGGCCTGCTCACCATCGAGGTCAATCGGGTGCATCTCGATTTCGATTATGCGCAGATGTATCCGCAACTGCGGGCCGGCGATTATGTGCTGGTGGCCGTCACGGATACCGGAACCGGCATGACGGAGGAGGTGAAGCAGCGTGCCTTCGAGCCGTTCTTCACCACCAAGACAACCGGCGCCGGCACGGGGCTGGGCCTTTCCATGGTCTATGGTTTCGTGCGGCAGTCCGGCGGACATATCCAGATCTATTCCGAAGCCGGCCAGGGCACCAGCGTACGGCTGTTCCTGCCTGCAGCCGCTGGTGCTGCCGGGGTGGCTGCTGCAGCGGAAGCGGCGCGCAGCCAGCCGGCCGTTCCCGGCGGGAGCGAAACCATTCTGGTCGTCGAGGATGATCCGCGGGTGCGGCGGGTGGCGGTCGCACGCCTGGAAAGCTTCGGCTATACGGTACACGAAGCCGGCAATGGCAACGAGGCGCTGGTTGTCCTGGAGAAACATCCGGAAGTCGCGCTCGTGTTTACCGATATCGCCATGCCCGGCATGTCCGGCGACCAGCTGGCGAAGATCGTCCGGGAACAGCGCCCCGACATCAAGATCCTGTTCACCTCCGGCTATGCCGAGCCGGATGTGGCCGGACGGCAGCTTGCCGCCGATGGCAGCTGGCTGAAAAAACCCTACACGGCCCGCGAACTGGCGGTGGAACTGCGCGCGCTTCTGGACTGA
- a CDS encoding ABC transporter ATP-binding protein/permease, with protein MTGILMAQTDATADQPTEFDIGNREFGFYAQLKMMAGAFWTSGVRNRVLLLTVALLTVILSTVYAQYRLNHWNTPFYNALEQRDAPAFFEQLKVFFIIAGSLLILNVVQAWLNQMTALRMREGLTRDLVDQWMKPGRALKLANSGPIGINPDQRLHEDARNLAELTTSLAIGLVNATILLMSFIGVLWVLSADFSFTLEGREIAIPGYMVWAALIYAGGASLLSKVVGRKLPGLNTERYSKEAELRFALMHTNEHLMAITLAKGEESERQRIQAAISAVLVVLRRMALAATNLTWVSAGFGWMTTIAPILIAAPVYFNGTLSFGGLMMAVGAFNQVNTALRWYIDNFRPIADWKAALYRVSMFRRALCTLNTFTEAESALTVTVGDDGNLTIRDLTLTPALASTGTERGLHLPEETVIAPGERVMINGDPNANRHLLFMALAGLWQFGSGEIRLPAPQSMLFIPQKGYFPDATLREVLAYPHRATSYGDVQMTEALVRVGLANLADRLDTRDRWERVLDEEDQARLRLANAILLDPQWIIIDDALETLEPATQREIASIIDEIATAAILYIGRSEAFLGLSPRQVHLQPLK; from the coding sequence ATGACGGGTATTCTCATGGCTCAAACGGATGCGACGGCGGATCAGCCCACCGAATTCGATATCGGCAATCGCGAATTCGGGTTTTACGCGCAGTTGAAAATGATGGCCGGCGCCTTCTGGACATCTGGCGTGCGCAATCGTGTTCTGCTTCTGACCGTGGCCCTGCTGACCGTCATCCTCTCCACCGTTTATGCCCAGTATCGCCTGAACCACTGGAACACGCCCTTCTACAACGCACTCGAACAACGGGATGCCCCTGCCTTTTTCGAGCAGTTGAAGGTGTTCTTCATCATCGCCGGTTCGCTGCTCATCCTCAATGTGGTGCAGGCCTGGCTGAACCAGATGACGGCGTTGCGGATGCGCGAGGGTTTGACGCGGGACCTGGTGGACCAGTGGATGAAGCCTGGCCGGGCGCTGAAGCTCGCCAATTCCGGCCCGATCGGCATCAACCCCGATCAGCGCCTGCACGAAGATGCCCGCAACCTCGCTGAACTGACCACCTCGCTCGCCATCGGCCTCGTCAATGCGACCATCCTGCTGATGAGCTTCATCGGCGTGCTCTGGGTGCTCTCAGCGGATTTTTCCTTCACGCTGGAAGGACGCGAGATCGCGATCCCGGGCTACATGGTCTGGGCGGCTCTCATCTATGCCGGCGGCGCCTCGCTGCTCAGCAAGGTCGTCGGCCGCAAGCTGCCGGGGCTCAACACCGAGCGGTATTCCAAGGAGGCCGAGCTGCGCTTCGCCCTGATGCACACCAACGAGCATCTGATGGCGATCACGCTCGCCAAAGGCGAGGAAAGCGAGCGGCAGCGGATCCAGGCCGCGATCAGCGCCGTGCTGGTGGTGCTGCGGCGCATGGCGCTTGCCGCCACGAACCTGACCTGGGTTTCTGCCGGCTTCGGCTGGATGACGACGATCGCACCGATCCTGATTGCCGCGCCCGTCTATTTCAACGGCACCCTCTCCTTCGGCGGCCTGATGATGGCGGTCGGCGCCTTCAACCAGGTCAACACGGCGCTTCGCTGGTACATCGACAATTTTCGCCCCATCGCCGACTGGAAGGCCGCTCTCTACCGCGTCTCGATGTTCCGGCGGGCGCTCTGCACCTTGAACACGTTTACCGAAGCGGAGAGCGCCCTGACGGTCACGGTCGGCGACGACGGCAATCTGACGATCCGCGACCTGACGCTGACACCGGCCCTCGCCTCCACCGGCACCGAGCGTGGCCTGCATCTGCCGGAGGAAACCGTGATTGCACCCGGCGAGCGGGTGATGATCAACGGCGACCCAAACGCCAACCGGCATCTCCTGTTCATGGCGCTCGCCGGCCTCTGGCAGTTCGGATCGGGAGAAATCCGTCTGCCGGCACCGCAGTCCATGCTTTTCATTCCGCAGAAGGGTTATTTCCCCGATGCCACCCTGCGCGAAGTGCTGGCCTATCCGCACCGAGCGACATCCTATGGCGACGTGCAGATGACGGAGGCGCTCGTCCGCGTCGGTCTTGCCAACCTCGCCGACCGGCTCGATACGCGGGATCGCTGGGAACGGGTGCTGGACGAAGAAGACCAGGCGCGTCTCAGGCTGGCCAATGCCATCCTGCTGGACCCGCAATGGATCATTATCGACGATGCGCTGGAAACGCTGGAGCCCGCGACACAGCGGGAGATCGCCTCGATCATCGATGAGATCGCCACCGCCGCCATTCTCTATATCGGGCGATCGGAAGCCTTCCTCGGCCTGTCTCCGAGGCAGGTCCATCTGCAGCCCTTGAAGTGA
- a CDS encoding AMP-binding protein — protein MLGPTSHVDTFTRDNLPPLEHWPDILLDGFDYPDYLNAAVELTDRMVEKGFGDHTALIGNGRRRTYKELADWTNRIARALVEDYGLKPGNRVLIRSANNPAMVACWLAATKAGAVVVNTMPMLRAGELAKIIDKAEISMALCDTRLMDELVSTAKESPFLKQVIGFDGTANHDAELDRAALDKPVRFDAVKTGRDDVALLGFTSGSTGVPKATMHFHRDLLIIADAYAKEVLAVTPGDVFVGSPPLAFTFGLGGLAIFPLRFGAAATLLENATPPKMMEIIETYQATICFTAPTAYRAMLAAMDQGKADLSSLRIAVSAGETLPGPVFEEWTAKTGKPILDGIGATEMLHIFISNRLGEAKPYCTGRPLAGYQAMIVDEAMNEVPRGQIGRLAVKGPIGCRYMADDRQAEYVRNGWNLTGDSFTQDEDGFFHFAARSDDMIVSAGYNIAGPEVEAALLKHEAVLECAVIGVPDEERGHIVQAHVVLTDRSQACDALAKLLQEHVKAVIAPYKYPRSIIFAETLPKTESGKIQRFRLKQDRAA, from the coding sequence ATGCTGGGACCGACCAGTCACGTGGATACGTTTACCCGCGACAATCTTCCGCCTCTCGAACATTGGCCGGACATTCTGCTCGACGGCTTCGATTACCCGGACTACCTGAATGCCGCGGTGGAGCTGACCGACCGCATGGTCGAAAAAGGTTTTGGCGATCACACCGCGCTGATCGGCAATGGTCGCCGCCGCACCTATAAGGAACTCGCCGACTGGACCAACCGCATCGCCCGGGCGCTGGTTGAAGATTACGGCTTGAAGCCCGGCAACCGGGTGCTGATCCGCTCCGCCAACAATCCGGCCATGGTGGCCTGCTGGCTGGCGGCGACGAAGGCGGGGGCGGTTGTCGTCAACACCATGCCGATGCTGCGGGCGGGCGAGCTGGCGAAGATCATCGACAAGGCCGAAATTTCCATGGCGCTGTGCGACACGCGCCTGATGGACGAGCTGGTGTCCACCGCCAAGGAAAGCCCCTTCCTCAAACAGGTGATCGGCTTCGATGGCACAGCCAATCACGATGCCGAACTCGACCGCGCGGCGCTCGACAAGCCGGTCCGTTTCGATGCGGTAAAAACGGGACGCGATGATGTGGCGCTTCTCGGTTTCACCTCCGGTTCCACAGGCGTGCCGAAGGCAACGATGCATTTCCACCGCGATCTGCTGATCATCGCGGATGCCTATGCGAAGGAAGTTCTGGCCGTGACGCCGGGGGATGTGTTCGTCGGCTCTCCGCCGCTTGCCTTCACCTTCGGTCTCGGCGGGCTTGCGATTTTCCCGCTGCGGTTTGGCGCCGCCGCGACACTGCTGGAAAACGCCACGCCGCCGAAGATGATGGAAATCATCGAGACCTATCAGGCAACCATCTGTTTCACGGCGCCGACCGCCTATCGCGCCATGCTGGCCGCCATGGACCAGGGCAAGGCGGATCTTTCGTCGCTGCGGATTGCCGTCTCTGCCGGTGAGACGCTGCCGGGTCCGGTCTTCGAGGAATGGACGGCCAAGACCGGCAAGCCGATCCTTGATGGGATCGGCGCCACTGAAATGCTGCACATCTTCATCTCCAACCGCCTGGGAGAGGCGAAACCCTATTGCACCGGACGGCCGCTCGCCGGTTATCAGGCGATGATCGTCGATGAGGCGATGAACGAGGTGCCCCGCGGCCAGATCGGCCGTCTGGCGGTGAAGGGGCCGATCGGTTGCCGCTACATGGCGGACGACCGGCAGGCGGAATATGTCCGCAATGGCTGGAACCTGACCGGCGACAGTTTTACCCAGGACGAGGACGGGTTTTTCCACTTCGCCGCCCGGTCCGACGACATGATCGTGTCGGCGGGATACAATATCGCCGGACCGGAGGTCGAGGCGGCGCTTCTGAAGCACGAGGCGGTGCTGGAATGCGCGGTGATCGGCGTGCCGGATGAAGAGCGCGGCCATATCGTCCAGGCGCATGTGGTGCTGACGGACAGGTCGCAGGCTTGCGATGCGCTGGCAAAACTCCTGCAGGAGCATGTGAAGGCGGTCATCGCGCCCTATAAATATCCGCGCTCCATCATCTTTGCCGAGACATTGCCGAAGACGGAATCGGGAAAAATCCAGCGCTTCCGGCTGAAGCAGGATCGTGCCGCCTGA
- a CDS encoding ABC transporter substrate-binding protein: MKTILKAATLALTLGASTMAMAEPIKIGLITTLSGGGAGLGVDTRDGFMLAVKQSGNKDITVITEDDAQKPELAVQIADKMIQSDKVDILTGIVWSNLLMAVVPSAVAQGKIYVSTNAAPAALAGEKCDPLYFNAAYQNDNLHEAMGEYANKVYKKMFIMAPNYPAGKDSLTGFKRYYKGELANEVYTKVGQTDYAAEIAQIRASGADAAFVFLPGGMGIAFMKQYAQSGVKIPVIGPGFSFSQDVLPAIGDAALGAKASGQWAKDLDNAANKKFVPAFEAEYGRLPSIYAVQAYDAAQLILSAASKASVKDVKAFTTELNKADIQSPRGKFKFNTNRHPIQDIYLTEVVKDNGTLTNKIVEKIFTDHGDAYAKDCKK, from the coding sequence ATGAAGACAATTCTGAAGGCGGCAACGCTGGCCCTGACGCTTGGTGCCTCCACCATGGCGATGGCCGAACCGATCAAGATCGGTCTGATCACCACCCTGTCCGGCGGTGGCGCCGGGCTCGGCGTCGATACGCGCGATGGCTTCATGCTGGCCGTCAAGCAGTCCGGCAACAAGGACATCACGGTCATCACGGAAGACGATGCGCAGAAGCCGGAACTGGCCGTGCAGATCGCCGACAAGATGATCCAGAGCGACAAGGTGGATATCCTCACCGGCATCGTCTGGTCGAACCTGTTGATGGCGGTGGTGCCGAGCGCGGTGGCGCAGGGCAAGATCTACGTCTCGACCAATGCCGCGCCCGCAGCGCTTGCCGGCGAAAAGTGCGATCCGCTCTACTTCAACGCCGCCTATCAGAACGACAACCTTCATGAGGCCATGGGCGAATATGCCAACAAGGTCTACAAGAAGATGTTCATCATGGCGCCCAACTATCCGGCGGGCAAGGATTCGCTGACCGGCTTCAAGCGCTATTACAAGGGCGAGCTGGCGAACGAAGTCTACACCAAGGTCGGCCAGACGGATTACGCGGCTGAAATCGCCCAGATCCGTGCCTCCGGCGCCGATGCCGCCTTCGTCTTCCTGCCGGGCGGCATGGGCATTGCCTTCATGAAGCAGTATGCCCAGTCGGGCGTGAAGATCCCGGTCATCGGCCCCGGCTTTTCCTTCAGCCAGGACGTGCTGCCGGCGATCGGCGATGCCGCTCTCGGTGCAAAAGCCTCCGGCCAGTGGGCGAAGGACCTCGACAACGCCGCCAACAAGAAGTTCGTGCCGGCCTTCGAGGCCGAATATGGCCGCCTGCCGTCGATCTATGCCGTACAGGCCTATGATGCGGCACAGCTGATCCTGTCGGCAGCCTCCAAGGCCAGCGTCAAGGATGTGAAGGCCTTCACGACCGAACTCAACAAGGCCGACATCCAGTCGCCGCGTGGAAAGTTCAAGTTCAACACGAACCGTCACCCGATCCAGGATATCTACCTGACCGAAGTGGTAAAGGATAACGGCACGCTGACCAACAAGATCGTCGAGAAGATCTTTACCGATCACGGCGATGCCTATGCGAAAGACTGCAAGAAGTAA
- a CDS encoding branched-chain amino acid ABC transporter permease → MTFALLIEQLLNGVQLGVMLFLMAAGLTLIFGVMGLINLAHGSLYMVGAFACASVAALTGSFWLGLVASLAAAAAAGALIEITVIRRLYQRDHLDQVLATFALILIFSEGTRWLFGSFPLYLDIPPLLQGAVGLPGGGQYPLYRLAIILAGALVAFGLYALISKTRLGMRIRAGESDREMIAALGVDIRTLYTLVFALGAALAGLAGAMVGALQSVQVGMGEPVLILAFVVIVIGGIGSIKGALVGALLVGSVDTLGRFLLPQALALMVPPDQAGLIGGALASMLIYILMAIILAVKPRGLFPAQA, encoded by the coding sequence GTGACTTTTGCTCTCCTCATCGAGCAGCTGCTGAACGGGGTTCAGCTCGGCGTCATGCTGTTTCTCATGGCGGCCGGGCTGACCCTGATCTTCGGGGTCATGGGCCTGATCAATCTGGCCCATGGTTCGCTCTACATGGTCGGCGCCTTTGCCTGCGCCAGTGTTGCGGCCCTCACCGGTTCCTTCTGGCTCGGCCTCGTTGCCAGTCTGGCAGCGGCGGCGGCGGCCGGTGCGCTCATTGAGATCACCGTCATCCGAAGGCTTTACCAGCGGGATCACCTCGATCAGGTGCTGGCGACCTTCGCGCTGATCCTGATCTTTTCCGAAGGCACGCGCTGGCTGTTTGGCTCCTTTCCGCTCTATCTCGACATTCCGCCGCTGTTGCAGGGGGCGGTCGGCCTGCCGGGCGGCGGACAATATCCGCTCTATCGGCTGGCCATCATTCTTGCCGGTGCGCTGGTTGCTTTTGGCCTCTATGCCCTGATTTCCAAGACCAGGCTCGGCATGCGCATCCGTGCCGGCGAAAGCGACCGCGAGATGATCGCAGCACTCGGCGTCGATATCCGCACGCTCTACACGCTGGTCTTTGCGCTGGGTGCCGCACTGGCCGGGCTTGCCGGGGCCATGGTCGGCGCGCTGCAATCGGTACAGGTCGGCATGGGCGAACCGGTGCTGATCCTCGCTTTCGTGGTGATCGTCATCGGCGGAATCGGCTCGATCAAGGGAGCGCTGGTCGGTGCGCTGCTGGTCGGCTCCGTCGATACGCTCGGCCGCTTCCTGCTGCCGCAGGCGCTGGCGCTGATGGTGCCGCCGGACCAGGCGGGGCTGATCGGCGGGGCGCTCGCCTCCATGCTCATCTATATCCTGATGGCGATCATCCTGGCGGTCAAACCGCGCGGGCTGTTCCCGGCCCAGGCATGA
- a CDS encoding branched-chain amino acid ABC transporter permease yields MKRENAINLVLLLALLATPFIAQAMGETFTVTLVTRIAILALAAVGLNIALGLGGLVSFGHAAFFGIGGYAAGILASHAMSGEPMLFGFEGSNQMSVVWLAAAIAAGVVSLAIGAISLRTSGVYFIMITLAFAQMVYYFAISWPAYGGEDGLSIVLRNAFPGVNTMRPMEFFLVCFGVLLAALVFSALLRTSRFGAALQAVRQNEVRVASIGISPMPIRLTAFVLSAMITAVAGALYADLNRFVSPSMLSWHMSGELIVLIILGGTGRLMGPVAGAALFVVLEFWLGGITERWQFFLGLILLATVLFARGGVIGLLAGKERHG; encoded by the coding sequence ATGAAGCGGGAAAATGCCATCAACCTCGTGCTTCTGCTGGCACTGCTGGCGACACCTTTCATCGCCCAGGCAATGGGCGAAACGTTTACGGTGACGCTCGTCACGCGCATCGCGATCCTGGCGCTCGCGGCCGTTGGGCTCAACATCGCGCTCGGCCTCGGCGGGCTGGTGTCCTTCGGTCACGCCGCCTTCTTCGGCATCGGTGGTTATGCAGCCGGCATCCTCGCCTCGCATGCCATGTCCGGCGAGCCGATGCTGTTCGGCTTCGAAGGCTCGAACCAGATGTCCGTCGTGTGGCTGGCCGCCGCCATCGCTGCCGGGGTCGTCAGTCTCGCGATCGGGGCGATCAGCCTTCGGACCTCGGGCGTCTATTTCATCATGATCACGCTCGCCTTTGCCCAGATGGTCTATTACTTTGCCATCTCCTGGCCGGCCTATGGCGGCGAGGACGGGCTGTCCATCGTGCTGCGCAATGCCTTTCCGGGCGTCAACACGATGCGGCCGATGGAGTTCTTCCTCGTCTGTTTCGGCGTGCTCTTGGCAGCCCTGGTCTTCTCCGCGCTGCTACGCACCTCCCGCTTCGGGGCGGCCCTTCAGGCGGTGCGGCAGAACGAGGTGCGCGTCGCCTCGATCGGGATATCGCCGATGCCGATCCGGCTGACGGCCTTTGTGCTCTCGGCGATGATCACCGCGGTGGCGGGCGCGCTCTATGCCGATCTCAACCGCTTCGTCAGCCCCTCGATGCTCTCCTGGCACATGTCGGGCGAATTGATCGTGCTGATCATCCTCGGCGGAACCGGTCGGCTGATGGGACCGGTGGCGGGAGCCGCCCTCTTCGTCGTCCTGGAGTTCTGGCTTGGCGGCATTACCGAACGCTGGCAGTTCTTCCTCGGTCTCATTCTGCTGGCAACGGTTCTGTTTGCCCGTGGCGGCGTGATCGGCCTTCTCGCCGGAAAGGAACGTCATGGCTGA
- a CDS encoding ABC transporter ATP-binding protein yields MADPVLEIRDLRKSFGALKATDGVSIDLYPGEIHALIGPNGAGKSTLIHQICGTLRQDSGSIRLAGEEIGSRTVAERARLGLGRTFQISSLAGEFSALRNVMLAVQAGQGSSFRFFKPVMRDRSLTDAAMERLERVGLAARAHVPASELSHGEKRQLEIAIALALDVKAFLLDEPMAGMGPEGSKVLTGFLDRLRQEAPILLVEHDMDAVFALADRISVLVYGRVIATGTVDEIRNDPAVRTAYLGDHA; encoded by the coding sequence ATGGCTGATCCGGTCCTTGAAATCCGCGACCTGCGCAAGAGCTTTGGCGCGCTGAAGGCAACCGATGGCGTCTCCATCGATCTTTATCCGGGCGAGATCCACGCGCTGATCGGCCCGAACGGTGCCGGTAAGTCAACCCTGATCCACCAGATCTGCGGCACGCTGCGGCAGGATTCCGGTTCGATCCGGCTGGCGGGTGAGGAAATCGGCAGCCGGACGGTGGCCGAGCGTGCGAGGCTCGGCCTCGGACGGACTTTTCAGATCTCGTCGCTCGCCGGCGAGTTTTCGGCGCTGCGCAATGTCATGCTGGCGGTGCAGGCCGGCCAGGGGTCAAGCTTCCGTTTCTTCAAGCCGGTGATGCGCGACCGTTCGCTGACCGACGCCGCGATGGAACGGCTGGAGCGGGTGGGGCTTGCAGCCCGCGCCCATGTGCCGGCGTCGGAACTGTCGCACGGCGAAAAGCGCCAGCTGGAAATCGCGATCGCCTTGGCGCTCGATGTGAAGGCCTTCCTGCTGGATGAACCCATGGCCGGCATGGGGCCGGAGGGCTCGAAGGTGCTGACCGGTTTTCTCGATCGCCTGCGCCAGGAAGCGCCGATCCTGCTGGTGGAGCACGACATGGACGCCGTTTTCGCGCTCGCCGACCGTATCTCCGTGCTCGTCTACGGCCGGGTGATCGCGACCGGCACGGTGGACGAGATCCGCAACGATCCGGCCGTGCGCACCGCCTATCTGGGAGACCATGCCTGA